The genomic interval GCGCGGACCAGCTTGAACGCCGCCTCGACCGCGTCCGTACCGGCGGGTCCGCAGAACTGGACCCGGGCGTTGTCGGCGAACTCCCGCGGCAGCGTGCCGAACAGCTCGGTGACGAACGCGTCCTTGACCGGGGTGGCCAGGTCCAGCACATGCAGCGGGGCCCCCGAGTCGAGGACCTTCTTGATCGCCTCCAGGACGACGGGGTGGTTGTGGCCGAGCGCCAACGTCCCCGCTCCGGACAGGCAGTCGAGGTAGCGCCGCCCGTCCGCGCCCTCGATGGTCAGTCCACGGGCCCGGACCGGCACGATCGGCAGCGACCTGGCATAGGTGCGGGCGGCCGATTCACGCAGCGACTGGCGGCGCAGGATGCCTTCGTGGGCGGCCAGAGGTGGCGCCGGAGCTGGTTCGGTCACGGCCACGGCTCTTGATCCTCCCGCTGTAACAGTTGCGTTGCACGTCAGTACGATTTCGCAAGGACGGCCTGCGAGGGTGAACGCTGTCTCCGTGCCCCCCACGCGTACCAACGACCGAGGGGGCAAAGGATCACGGGTAAATCCGAAGATCCTTGCGGAGCGCAACCCTGCCGCGCACCGCCGACCACGGCACCGGCATAGTGGGGGCCGCGCCGGGCTCGGGCACGCCCCGAAGACCGCGCTGCTTCCTGCCCGTTCGGCGGACCTTGCGGCGCGCCGGGCACAAGTGCAGTACAGAAGCGTTGAGTTACGAAGTCCCAGGGGGATCAGCAGATGCGTCTCGTTCGACCAGGAACCACCACACGTCGAGGCAGGAGTGCGCGTCGCGCCTCCTCCCCCGTGCTTGTCACCGCCGCGTTCACCGCGGTCCTCGCGCTCACGGCGACCGCCTGCGGGCCGACCGAGGACGACGCGAAGTCCGAACCGAGCAGCAGCGCCTCGGCCGGTGCGACGTCGGACGGCAAGATCGCCATCCCCGACGATCTGAAGGACCGGCTCAAGGCACACGGGATCGACATCGACAAGTGGAAGGGCGGCGAGTGGAAGAACTGGGACAAGGACAAGTGGCTGCGTGAGGCCCAGGACTACATCAACCCGATCATCGCGGGCCTCTGGGACCCGGACCGCATGCAGGACGCCGACAAGCCGCCGGAGAAGCCGGTCGACAACGACATCTCGGGCGACGAGGGCGTGACGGACCCGACGCCCGCCCCGGTCCGGGCCGTGGGCGTGCAGACCCAGTACCACGACAACGCGCCGGAGTCGGGCAAGCTGTTCTTCGACGGCCCCGAGGGCTCGATGGTCTGCTCGGCGACCGTGGTGAAGGACCCGGCGCACCCCGGCAAGTCCAACATGGTGTGGACCGCCGGCCACTGTGTGCACGCGGGCAAGAAGGGCGGCTGGTACCGCAACATCGCCTTCGTCCCCTCGTACAACAACAGCGGCCTGTCGACGTCCGAGCTGCGGAACAACCCGCCGAAGGAGAAGGTCGCCCCCTACGGCATCTGGTGGGGCACCTGGGCGCAGACCTCCCAGCAGTGGATCGACCAGGGCGCTTCGGTCGGCGGCCTCGGCGCCCCGTACGACTTCGCCGTGCTGCATGTGACGCCCGAGGAGGGATCGGGCGGCAAGTCCCTGGAGGAGACGGTCGGTTCGGCCCTGCCGGTCGAGTTCAACGCCCCGGCGGTCCCCAAGATCACCGACATGACGGCCACCGGATTCCCGGCCGCGGCGCCGTACGACGGCCAGAAGATGTTCCAGTGCAAGGACAAGCCGGGCCGTCTCTCGCTCGCGCAGGACGACCCGACGATGTACCGCATCGGCTGCTCCATGACCGGCGGTTCCTCCGGTGGCGGCTGGGTCGCCAAGGGCCAGGACGGCAAGCCGGCGCTGGTCTCGAACACCTCCATCGGCCCGGTGACGGCCGGGTGGCTCGCCGGACCGCGTCTCGGCCCGGAGGCCAAGGGCGTCTACGACGCGGTCAGCGACAAGTACGCGGACAAGTAGCAGGCAGGACCGCGCCCGCGCGGGCGCGTACGACGGAAGGCCAGGGGCCTCCGGAGCGGCACCGTCCGCTCCGGGGGCCCCTGGCACGCAGACAGCACATGTGCAGATCTCAGGGGGATTCCTTTTCATGCGATCCATACGTCCGCTGCTCGCCGCGACCGGTCTGGTCGCCGCGCTCGCGCTGACAGCCACGGCCTGCGGGCCCACCGAGGACGAGGGCGCCGACAAGCCGGCCGCCACCGCCTCCGCCTCGGCCGCCGGTGGCACCGACAAGGGCAGCGGCCTTCCCGCCGGACTGGCCGACAAACTCAAGAAGCACGGGATCGACCCGGACAAGTGGCGCGACGGCGAGTGGAAGAACTGGGACAAGGACAAGTGGCTGCGTGAGGCCAAGGACTTCGTCAACCCGGTCATCGAGGGGCTGTGGAAGCCGGACCGGATGAAGTCGGCGAAGGACCCGGCCAAGACCATGTCCGCCGGCGACCTCTCCGGCGACCGGGGCGTCACCGACCCGGAGCCCCGACCGGTCACCGCCGAGCGCGAGAAGACGCCGTACCACGACTACGCGGCCCCGGTCGGGAAGGTCTTCTTCGACTCCCCCAAGGGCCACATGGTCTGCTCGGGCACGGTCGTCAAGGACCCGGAGCACCCGCGGAAGTCCAACCTGGTGTGGACCGCCGGCCACTGTGTGCACGCCGGGTCCGCCGGCGGCTGGTACCGCAACATCGTCTTCGTGCCTGCGTACAACGACCAGGGAAAGAGCGCCGCGGCGCTGGAGAACGCGCAGCCGCAGGAGATCGCCCCGTACGGCGCGTACTGGGCCGACTGGGCCAGCACCTCCGGTGAGTGGATCAAGGACGGCGGTCCCACCGGCGGCGAGGGCGCCCCGTACGACTACGCGGTGCTGCATGTGAAGCCGGAGCACGGCACGAAGTCCCTGGAGGAGACCGTGGGCAACGCCCTTGCGGTGAACTTCGACGCCCCCGAGGTCTCGCAGATCAGCGCGATGGGCGCCTGGGGTTACCCGGCGGCCCCGCCGTACGACGGTCTGATCATGCACAAGTGCGTCGACCGTCCGGGCCGGCTCTCGATCAGCCCGGCCACGCCCACGATGTACCGCATCGGCTGCACCATGACCGGCGGTTCGTCCGGTGGCGGATGGTTCAGCGAGGGCAGCGACGGGAAGCTCGCACTGGTCTCCAACACGTCCATCGGCCCGGTGACGTCCGGCTGGCTGGCCGGACCGCACCTCGGCGAGGGCGCCGAGCAGATCTTCACGATGATGAGCGAGAAGTACGGCGCCCAGTGAGGCGCCGCCCGTAGGAAGGCCGGAAGGCCCGTCCCCTCGCGAGGGGACGGGCCTTCCGGTCGTTCCGGGTGCGGTACGGCTCAGTGCACGGCGGGGACGAACGAGGCCAGCTCCGCGGCCAGCTCCTCGTTGACCCGCGCCTTGATCAGCGTGCCCTCCGAGGTGTGCTCCTCGGAGACCACTTCGCCCTCGGCGTGCACCCGGGAGACGAGTCCGCCCTGGGTGTACGGCACGAGTACCTCGACCGCGACCGACGGGTGGGGCAGCTCGCTGTCGATCAGCGCGAGCAGCTCGTCGATGCCGGCTCCGGTGCGGGCGGAGACCGCGATGGCGTGCTTCTCGTTGCGCAGGAGGCGCTGGAGGACCAGCGGGTCCGCCGCGTCCGCCTTGTTGACCACGACGATCTCGGGCACGTCCGTCGCGCCGACCTCGCGGATCACCTCGCGCACCGCGGCGAGCTGCTCCTCCGGCACCGGGTGCGCGCCGTCCACCACATGCAGGATGAGGTCGGAGTCGCCGACCTCCTCCATGGTGGAGCGGAACGCCTCGACCAGGTGGTGCGGCAGATGCCGGACGAACCCGACGGTGTCGGCGAGCGTGTAGACCCGGCCGCTCGGCGTCTCGGCCCGGCGCACGGTCGGGTCGAGGGTGGCGAACAGGGCGTTCTCCACCAGCACTCCCGCCCCGGTCAGGCGATTGAGCAGCGAGGACTTGCCGGCGTTGGTGTAGCCGGCGATGGCGACCGAGGGCACCTTGTTGCGCCGGCGTTCCTGGCGCTTGAGGTCACGGCCGGTCTTCATCTCCGCGATCTCCCGGCGCATCTTCGCCATCTTCTCGCGGATACGGCGCCGGTCGGTCTCGATCTTGGTCTCACCGGGACCACGGGTCGCCATGCCGCCACCGCCGCTGGTACCGCCACCGCCCATCTGACGGGAGAGCGACTGGCCCCAGCCGCGGAGCCTGGGCAGCATGTACTGCATCTGCGCCAGGGAGACCTGCGCCTTGCCCTCTCGGGACTTGGCGTGCTGGGCGAAGATGTCGAGGATCAGGGCGGTCCGGTCGACCACCTTGACCTTGACGACGTCTTCGAGGTGGATCAGCTGGCCCGGGGACAGCTCACCGTCGCAGACGACGGTGTCGGCCCCGGTCTCGACGACGAGGTCACGCAGTTGCAGCGCCTTGCCGGAACCGATGTACGTGGCCGGGTCGGGCTTGTCGCGGCGCTGGAAGACGGCGTCGAGCACCAGCGCTCCGGCCGTCTCGGCGAGGGCCGCCAGCTCGGCGAGCGAATTCTCCGCGTCCTGCACGGTGCCCGAGGTCCAGACACCGACGAGCACCACGCGCTCCAGGCGGAGCTGTCGGTACTCGACCTCGGTGACGTCCTCGAGCTCGGTGGAGAGGCCGGCCACACGCCGCAGCGCGGCGCGCTCCGAACGGTCGAGCTGGTCGCCGTCCCGCTCTCCGTCGATCTCGAAGCTCCAGGCGACGTCCTCTTCCATCAGGGCGTCGGCCCGCAGGCCCTCGGTGAGGCTCTCGGTCGCGTTCTCCGTGGCACTCTGCGCGTTGTGCGCGTCCTGGGGAAGGGAAGAAGAGGAGGTCATTGGATCCTTACGTCGATAGAAGTGGTTGCATCAGTCACAACGCGTGACCTGTGCGGAAGATTCCCGGGCAGGAATTCCTCCGCTCCGGCCGCCTCGGCGACCCGTCGATAGTGGCACGGCGGGCGCGGGGCGTCACCCGGGTTTACGAGGCGGCCGGCGCGGTGCTCCGCCAGTCCGGGTGCCCCGGCATGGGCGGTGTCTTCGTCCCGTACAGCCAGCCGTCGAAGAAGGCGGTCAGATCGCGCCCCGCCACCTGCGAGGCGAGCCGGACGAAGTCGGCCGTGGCCGCGTTGGAGTCGCGGTGCTTGTGGACCCAGAGCCGTTCCAGCCGGTCGAAGGCGCCGTGGCCGATCTCCTGGCGCAGCGCGTACAGGACGAGGGCGCTGCCGTCGTAGACGACGGGCCGGAAGAGGCTGATCTTCTGACCGGGCTTCGGGGCCGCGGGCCGGGCGGGCGGCCCGCCGGCGGCCCGCCAGGTGTCCGAGCGGATGTAGGCGTTCCGCATGCGTGCCTCCAGCGGGGCGTCCATGTGGTCCTCGGTGTACCGCGCCTCGTACCAGGTGGCGTGCCCCTCGTTCAGCCAGAGGTCGGACCAGGACTGCGGGGAGACGCTGTCGCCGAACCACTGGTGGGCCAGTTCGTGGACCATGACCGACTCGACGTACCACGCGGGGAAGCGCGTATCGGTGAACAGGCGCTTCTCGAAGAGGGACAGGGTCTGGGTCTCCAGCTCGAATCCGGTCTCGGTGTCGGCGACGAGGATTCCGTAGTTCTCGAAGGGGTAGCGCCCGACCTGCTTCTCCATCCACTCCAGCTGGGCGGGGGTCCTCTTCAGCCAGGTCTCCACTCGGTCGCGGTCGGCGGTCGGTACGACATCGCGCACGGGCAGTCCGTGCGGTCCGGTGCGCCGCACCACGGTCGAGGCGCCGATGCTGACCTGGGCCAGTTCGGTCGCCATGGGGTGCTCGGTGCGGTAGGTCCAGGTGGTGCTGTCGCCGTTGCGGCTGCGGCCGGTGGGGACGCCGTTGGCGACGACGGTCCTGTCGTTCGGCGCGGTGACGCGGAAGGTGAAGTACGCCTTGTCGGCGGGGTGGTCGTTGCTGGGGAAGACCCGGTGTCCCGCGTCGGCCTGGTTGGCCATGGC from Streptomyces drozdowiczii carries:
- a CDS encoding trypsin-like serine peptidase, coding for MRLVRPGTTTRRGRSARRASSPVLVTAAFTAVLALTATACGPTEDDAKSEPSSSASAGATSDGKIAIPDDLKDRLKAHGIDIDKWKGGEWKNWDKDKWLREAQDYINPIIAGLWDPDRMQDADKPPEKPVDNDISGDEGVTDPTPAPVRAVGVQTQYHDNAPESGKLFFDGPEGSMVCSATVVKDPAHPGKSNMVWTAGHCVHAGKKGGWYRNIAFVPSYNNSGLSTSELRNNPPKEKVAPYGIWWGTWAQTSQQWIDQGASVGGLGAPYDFAVLHVTPEEGSGGKSLEETVGSALPVEFNAPAVPKITDMTATGFPAAAPYDGQKMFQCKDKPGRLSLAQDDPTMYRIGCSMTGGSSGGGWVAKGQDGKPALVSNTSIGPVTAGWLAGPRLGPEAKGVYDAVSDKYADK
- a CDS encoding trypsin-like serine peptidase gives rise to the protein MRSIRPLLAATGLVAALALTATACGPTEDEGADKPAATASASAAGGTDKGSGLPAGLADKLKKHGIDPDKWRDGEWKNWDKDKWLREAKDFVNPVIEGLWKPDRMKSAKDPAKTMSAGDLSGDRGVTDPEPRPVTAEREKTPYHDYAAPVGKVFFDSPKGHMVCSGTVVKDPEHPRKSNLVWTAGHCVHAGSAGGWYRNIVFVPAYNDQGKSAAALENAQPQEIAPYGAYWADWASTSGEWIKDGGPTGGEGAPYDYAVLHVKPEHGTKSLEETVGNALAVNFDAPEVSQISAMGAWGYPAAPPYDGLIMHKCVDRPGRLSISPATPTMYRIGCTMTGGSSGGGWFSEGSDGKLALVSNTSIGPVTSGWLAGPHLGEGAEQIFTMMSEKYGAQ
- the hflX gene encoding GTPase HflX, with translation MTSSSSLPQDAHNAQSATENATESLTEGLRADALMEEDVAWSFEIDGERDGDQLDRSERAALRRVAGLSTELEDVTEVEYRQLRLERVVLVGVWTSGTVQDAENSLAELAALAETAGALVLDAVFQRRDKPDPATYIGSGKALQLRDLVVETGADTVVCDGELSPGQLIHLEDVVKVKVVDRTALILDIFAQHAKSREGKAQVSLAQMQYMLPRLRGWGQSLSRQMGGGGTSGGGGMATRGPGETKIETDRRRIREKMAKMRREIAEMKTGRDLKRQERRRNKVPSVAIAGYTNAGKSSLLNRLTGAGVLVENALFATLDPTVRRAETPSGRVYTLADTVGFVRHLPHHLVEAFRSTMEEVGDSDLILHVVDGAHPVPEEQLAAVREVIREVGATDVPEIVVVNKADAADPLVLQRLLRNEKHAIAVSARTGAGIDELLALIDSELPHPSVAVEVLVPYTQGGLVSRVHAEGEVVSEEHTSEGTLIKARVNEELAAELASFVPAVH
- a CDS encoding M1 family metallopeptidase, with product MPFLSRRSRAAVLAAASAALVAATLPADPVPLGIGDPLFPHLGNPGYDVLAYDIGLTYKGRNDEPLDAVTTIDARTTEPLDRINLDFTRGTVRSVAVNGLRAGFETAGEDLVVRPAGRIPAGVPLRITVRHTSDPTGEQDSGGWVRTADGLAMANQADAGHRVFPSNDHPADKAYFTFRVTAPNDRTVVANGVPTGRSRNGDSTTWTYRTEHPMATELAQVSIGASTVVRRTGPHGLPVRDVVPTADRDRVETWLKRTPAQLEWMEKQVGRYPFENYGILVADTETGFELETQTLSLFEKRLFTDTRFPAWYVESVMVHELAHQWFGDSVSPQSWSDLWLNEGHATWYEARYTEDHMDAPLEARMRNAYIRSDTWRAAGGPPARPAAPKPGQKISLFRPVVYDGSALVLYALRQEIGHGAFDRLERLWVHKHRDSNAATADFVRLASQVAGRDLTAFFDGWLYGTKTPPMPGHPDWRSTAPAAS